The Candidatus Jordarchaeales archaeon genome includes a window with the following:
- the gap gene encoding type I glyceraldehyde-3-phosphate dehydrogenase, whose amino-acid sequence MVRVAINGFGRIGRTALRAAVERRDLGVEIVAINDLADVKTLAHLLKYDSVYGRFKGTVETDGGNLIVNGKPIAVLNEKDPAKLPWKKMEVDIVIESTGVFTHREGAAKHLEAGAKKVIISAPAENPDITIVIGVNHHEYDPKKHNIISNASCTTNCLAPIVKVLDDNFKVQRGLMTTVHAYTNDQRILDFPHRDLRRARAAAVSIIPTSTGAARAIGLVLPHLKGKLDGIALRVPVPDVSIVDLVAQVERRTTKEEVNEAFIKASQGDLKGILACSREPLVSVDYIGDPHSAIVDLEYTNVIDGTFVKVMGWYDNEWGYSNRLIELASMIGKSL is encoded by the coding sequence GTGGTGAGGGTTGCGATTAATGGCTTCGGAAGAATAGGCAGAACAGCGTTGAGGGCGGCTGTAGAGCGAAGAGATCTAGGTGTTGAGATAGTTGCGATAAATGACTTAGCAGACGTCAAGACCCTAGCTCACCTGTTAAAGTACGACTCAGTGTATGGTCGCTTTAAGGGCACAGTAGAAACAGATGGTGGAAACCTCATTGTAAACGGGAAACCCATAGCAGTTCTGAACGAAAAAGATCCCGCTAAACTACCATGGAAAAAAATGGAAGTAGACATTGTGATAGAATCAACTGGCGTGTTCACTCACAGAGAAGGAGCAGCAAAACACCTTGAGGCGGGGGCAAAGAAAGTCATAATCTCGGCCCCGGCAGAAAACCCAGACATAACGATAGTAATAGGCGTGAACCACCACGAGTACGATCCCAAAAAACACAACATAATATCTAATGCGAGCTGCACCACGAACTGCCTGGCTCCAATCGTAAAAGTTCTCGACGATAATTTCAAGGTGCAAAGAGGACTGATGACTACAGTTCACGCATATACTAACGACCAGAGGATACTCGACTTCCCCCACAGAGACCTCAGGAGAGCTAGAGCGGCGGCAGTATCAATAATACCCACGTCGACTGGAGCGGCCAGAGCTATAGGGCTTGTGCTACCGCACCTTAAGGGGAAACTAGATGGAATAGCGTTGAGAGTTCCGGTCCCAGACGTATCAATAGTAGACTTGGTAGCTCAAGTTGAGAGGAGAACAACAAAGGAAGAGGTAAATGAGGCATTCATAAAAGCGTCGCAAGGCGATCTGAAAGGTATACTTGCATGTTCACGTGAACCTTTAGTTTCAGTTGACTACATAGGAGACCCCCACTCAGCCATAGTGGACCTAGAATACACAAATGTGATCGACGGGACATTTGTCAAAGTTATGGGGTGGTATGACAACGAGTGGGGCTATTCAAACAGGCTTATCGAGCTCGCGTCGATGATAGGCAAGAGCCTCTAG